Proteins encoded in a region of the Sphingomonas jaspsi DSM 18422 genome:
- a CDS encoding heme o synthase produces the protein MRLVVYTGLCGLMAAPVVVHPILGFAAILCIAIAAGAAGALNQWYEADIDAKMKRTQNRPLPAGRMTRQTALHFGVGLGVGSVVLMDLATNHVAAIWLAISILFYVIVYTMWLKPRTPQNIVIGGAAGAFPPLIGWAAATGSTPLMAWILFAIIFLWTPPHFWALSLFVRTDYANAGIPMLPVVAGARHTRQQILLYTLPMAAVAIAPWPLGYSGWLYGTVSVVLNAIFLALAIRVWRNEASEPSGMKPEKRLFAFSIIYLFALFGALAIDAKVLG, from the coding sequence ATGCGCCTCGTCGTCTACACCGGCCTGTGCGGCCTGATGGCGGCGCCGGTCGTCGTCCACCCGATCCTCGGCTTCGCCGCCATCCTGTGCATCGCCATCGCGGCGGGCGCGGCCGGCGCGCTCAACCAATGGTATGAAGCCGACATCGACGCCAAGATGAAGCGGACGCAGAACCGCCCGCTTCCCGCCGGCCGCATGACTCGACAGACCGCGCTGCACTTCGGCGTCGGGCTGGGCGTCGGCTCGGTCGTGCTGATGGACCTGGCGACCAACCATGTCGCCGCCATCTGGCTGGCGATCTCGATCCTGTTCTACGTCATCGTCTATACCATGTGGCTGAAGCCCCGGACGCCGCAGAACATCGTCATCGGCGGCGCGGCCGGCGCCTTCCCGCCGCTGATCGGCTGGGCCGCGGCGACCGGATCGACCCCGCTGATGGCGTGGATCCTGTTCGCGATCATCTTCCTGTGGACCCCGCCGCATTTCTGGGCGCTCAGCCTGTTCGTGCGGACCGACTATGCCAATGCCGGCATCCCGATGCTGCCGGTGGTCGCGGGGGCCAGGCACACCCGCCAGCAAATCCTGCTCTACACGCTGCCGATGGCGGCGGTGGCGATCGCGCCGTGGCCGCTGGGTTATTCGGGCTGGCTCTACGGCACCGTGTCGGTCGTGCTCAACGCGATCTTCCTGGCGCTGGCGATCCGGGTCTGGCGCAACGAGGCGAGCGAGCCTTCTGGCATGAAGCCCGAAAAGCGGCTGTTCGCATTCTCGATCATCTACCTGTTCGCCCTTTTCGGGGCGCTCGCCATTGACGCAAAGGTTCTGGGATGA
- a CDS encoding SURF1 family protein — MRKVPLIPTILVVAAALTMVGLGIWQLQRKAQKEALLASYAAAQTLPPMSWPAVPQKDPLPLFRTATANCLKVAAMRTAAGQNVKGEPGFLVIADCVTGAEGPGVSVELGWSKDPNAGRDYKGGLVTGVIAPDSRSRMRLVAATPGPGLQASAPPSPDSIPNNHLSYAIQWFLFAGIALVIYALALRRKWREAGNG; from the coding sequence ATGAGGAAGGTCCCGCTCATCCCGACCATCCTCGTCGTCGCGGCGGCGCTGACGATGGTCGGCCTTGGCATTTGGCAGCTGCAGCGCAAGGCGCAAAAGGAAGCGTTGCTGGCCAGCTACGCCGCCGCGCAGACGCTGCCGCCGATGAGCTGGCCGGCGGTGCCGCAGAAGGACCCGCTGCCGCTGTTCCGCACGGCCACCGCAAACTGCCTGAAGGTCGCGGCAATGCGTACGGCGGCGGGGCAGAATGTGAAGGGCGAGCCCGGATTCCTGGTCATCGCCGATTGCGTGACCGGCGCCGAAGGACCGGGCGTGTCGGTCGAGCTGGGCTGGTCGAAGGACCCCAATGCCGGGCGCGACTATAAGGGCGGGCTGGTGACCGGCGTCATCGCGCCCGACAGCCGCAGCCGGATGCGCCTCGTCGCCGCCACGCCGGGTCCGGGCCTACAGGCCAGCGCCCCGCCATCGCCCGATTCGATCCCCAACAATCACCTGAGCTACGCCATCCAGTGGTTCCTGTTCGCCGGGATCGCGCTGGTCATCTACGCGCTGGCGCTGCGCAGGAAGTGGCGGGAGGCGGGCAATGGCTGA
- a CDS encoding metallopeptidase family protein, protein MTRRFDHPPTPEEIEAIARAQLQALPEPFASHLRHVVLQVDELADEELLAELGIDHPLDLTGVYEGIPIGERSVETSGTLPDRIRLFRRAILDEWVEEGEELEHLVRHILIHEAGHHFGFSDDDMHALEEQA, encoded by the coding sequence ATGACGCGCCGTTTCGACCATCCGCCCACGCCAGAGGAGATCGAAGCCATTGCGCGTGCGCAGTTGCAGGCCCTGCCCGAACCGTTCGCGAGCCACTTGCGCCACGTCGTGCTTCAGGTCGACGAACTCGCCGACGAGGAATTGCTGGCCGAGCTCGGCATCGACCATCCGCTCGACCTCACCGGTGTCTATGAAGGCATCCCCATCGGCGAGCGCAGCGTCGAAACGTCGGGCACCCTACCAGACCGCATCCGCCTGTTCCGCCGTGCGATCCTCGACGAATGGGTCGAGGAGGGCGAAGAACTGGAACATCTGGTCCGTCACATTTTGATCCACGAGGCCGGACATCATTTCGGCTTCAGCGATGACGACATGCACGCGCTGGAGGAACAGGCTTGA
- a CDS encoding M16 family metallopeptidase codes for MAELTRLANGVTVAIDPMPGAQSAAIGLYAGVGSRSEADGKGGLAHLVEHMVFKGARGRDARAIAEAIEDVGGSLNAWTSRDQTVFHGRTLAPDVGLALELIADLVRAPKLDADELEREKLVILSELGECLDTPDDLIHDHLFEAAFGQQPLARPVLGKADSIRAFTRDDCTGWLTEQYRPERLVISAAGKVDAGHILMLAEALFGDLEPVAPPPIAAAEFKGGVRSDRKTTEQTQLAFAHPGLPAASPDAPALSLFAQAVGGGMSSRLFQELREDRGLAYSIYAWTQGYADTGLFAVNLSTDKARAAEAMALARDCVAKAADDLTQAELNRARAQVEAGLLMSLETPQGRADSMARSIELVGRIMSLDEMLDELRGVDVAAARAAGQAVLGGPVALASIGGKLALAA; via the coding sequence ATGGCTGAGCTGACCCGCCTCGCCAACGGCGTCACCGTCGCCATCGACCCCATGCCCGGTGCGCAGTCGGCGGCGATCGGCCTGTACGCCGGGGTTGGCAGCCGCAGCGAGGCCGATGGCAAGGGCGGGCTCGCGCACCTCGTTGAACATATGGTGTTCAAGGGCGCGCGCGGCCGCGATGCCCGTGCCATCGCCGAAGCGATCGAGGACGTCGGCGGGTCGCTCAATGCCTGGACCAGCCGTGACCAGACCGTTTTCCACGGCCGCACGCTGGCACCCGATGTCGGGCTGGCGCTGGAGCTGATCGCCGACCTCGTCCGCGCGCCGAAGCTCGACGCCGACGAGCTGGAGCGCGAAAAGCTGGTCATCCTGTCGGAGCTGGGCGAATGCCTCGATACGCCCGACGACCTGATCCACGATCATCTGTTCGAAGCCGCCTTCGGCCAGCAGCCGCTGGCGCGCCCGGTGCTGGGCAAGGCCGACAGCATTCGCGCCTTCACCCGAGACGACTGCACAGGCTGGCTGACCGAGCAATATCGGCCCGAGCGACTGGTGATCTCGGCCGCGGGCAAGGTCGATGCCGGCCATATCCTGATGCTTGCCGAAGCGCTGTTCGGCGATCTTGAGCCCGTCGCGCCGCCGCCGATCGCGGCAGCGGAGTTCAAGGGCGGCGTGCGGTCCGATCGCAAGACCACCGAGCAGACCCAGCTTGCCTTCGCCCATCCCGGCCTGCCCGCCGCCAGCCCCGACGCGCCCGCCTTGTCACTGTTCGCGCAGGCGGTGGGCGGGGGCATGTCGTCGCGCCTGTTCCAGGAGCTGCGCGAGGATCGCGGCCTTGCCTATTCGATCTATGCCTGGACGCAGGGCTATGCCGATACCGGCCTGTTCGCGGTCAACCTGTCGACCGACAAGGCGCGCGCTGCGGAAGCCATGGCGCTGGCACGCGACTGCGTGGCGAAAGCCGCGGACGACCTCACCCAAGCCGAACTCAATCGCGCCCGGGCACAGGTCGAGGCGGGGCTGCTGATGAGCCTGGAGACGCCGCAGGGACGGGCGGATTCGATGGCCCGGTCGATCGAGCTGGTCGGGCGGATCATGAGCCTCGACGAAATGCTGGACGAACTCCGCGGCGTCGATGTCGCGGCGGCTCGGGCGGCGGGGCAGGCGGTGCTCGGCGGGCCCGTGGCGCTGGCCTCGATTGGCGGGAAGCTGGCGCTCGCGGCATGA
- a CDS encoding peptidylprolyl isomerase, which translates to MTYRFATLAALALTIAAPAAAQTAPAAAAPAAPAAKDDLVRVALDTDKGRIVIALDRGRAPITVANFLAYVDKGWLTGQPFYRAMPYGDGGLIQGGVRDGAKLLPAIKHEPTNVTGLKNVAGSVAMASLGPGTARSDFFIMTTDIPAFDATPTNGGFAVFGQVVEGMDVVKAILAAPKSPTKGEGVMKGQMLEPEVKIVKAARVKP; encoded by the coding sequence ATGACCTATCGATTCGCGACCCTCGCCGCCCTTGCCCTGACCATCGCCGCCCCGGCGGCGGCGCAGACGGCGCCCGCCGCCGCAGCGCCCGCCGCACCGGCGGCGAAGGACGACCTGGTCCGCGTCGCGCTCGATACCGACAAGGGGCGCATCGTCATCGCCCTAGACCGCGGGCGGGCGCCGATCACGGTCGCCAATTTCCTCGCCTATGTCGACAAGGGGTGGCTGACCGGACAGCCCTTCTACCGCGCCATGCCCTATGGCGACGGCGGCCTGATCCAGGGCGGGGTGCGCGACGGGGCCAAGCTGCTGCCCGCTATCAAGCATGAGCCGACCAATGTCACCGGCCTGAAGAACGTCGCCGGGTCGGTGGCGATGGCGAGCCTGGGGCCGGGCACCGCGCGCAGCGACTTTTTCATCATGACCACCGACATCCCGGCCTTCGATGCGACCCCGACCAATGGCGGCTTCGCGGTGTTCGGCCAGGTGGTCGAGGGGATGGATGTGGTCAAAGCCATCCTCGCCGCGCCCAAGAGCCCGACCAAGGGCGAAGGCGTGATGAAGGGCCAGATGCTGGAGCCTGAGGTCAAGATCGTGAAGGCGGCGCGGGTGAAGCCTTAA
- the ctaD gene encoding cytochrome c oxidase subunit I, which produces MSTIPADALPLKAHDAHDAHHDADHKPGFFARWFMSTNHKDIGTLYLIFAIVAGIIGGGISGIMRAELMHPGIQYLNQAWPLLGSVGSMDEALHRWNVLITAHGLIMVFFMVMPAMIGGFGNWFVPIMIGAPDMAFPRMNNISFWLLIPAFLLLLGSTFVSGGTGHGAGTGWTVYAPLSTTGSAGPSVDMAIFSLHLAGASSILGAINFITTIFNMRAPGMTLHKMPLFVWSVLITAFLLLLALPVLAGAITMLLTDRNFGTAFFNAEGGGDPVLYQHLFWFFGHPEVYIMILPGFGIISQIVATFSRKPVFGYLGMAYAMVAIGVVGFVVWAHHMFTIGMDVNTKMYFTAATMIIAVPTGVKIFSWIATMWGGSLSFETPMLWAIGFIFLFTVGGVTGVTLANGGVDNYMHDTYYVVAHFHYVLSLGAVFALFAGMYYWFPKMTGKMYNEFLGKLHFWVMFVGVNMIFFPQHFLGLDGMPRRIPDYTPAFEHWNTISTYGYMVTVAGVAVFFVNMILSLAAGKKAPDNPWGEGATTLEWTLPSPPPFHQFETLPKID; this is translated from the coding sequence ATGAGCACCATTCCCGCCGACGCGCTTCCGCTGAAGGCTCACGACGCGCATGACGCGCATCATGACGCGGACCACAAGCCGGGCTTCTTCGCCCGCTGGTTCATGTCGACCAACCACAAGGACATCGGCACCCTTTACCTGATCTTCGCGATTGTCGCGGGCATCATCGGTGGCGGCATCTCGGGCATCATGCGTGCCGAACTGATGCACCCGGGCATCCAGTATCTCAACCAGGCCTGGCCGCTGCTCGGCTCGGTCGGATCGATGGACGAGGCGCTCCATCGCTGGAACGTCCTCATCACCGCGCACGGCCTGATCATGGTCTTCTTCATGGTCATGCCGGCGATGATCGGCGGCTTCGGCAACTGGTTCGTGCCAATCATGATCGGCGCGCCGGACATGGCCTTCCCGCGTATGAACAACATCTCGTTCTGGCTGCTGATCCCGGCCTTCCTGCTGCTTTTGGGCTCGACCTTCGTCAGCGGCGGCACCGGGCATGGCGCGGGTACCGGCTGGACGGTCTACGCCCCGCTGTCGACCACCGGTTCGGCCGGTCCGTCGGTCGACATGGCGATCTTCTCGCTCCACCTCGCGGGTGCCAGCTCGATCCTGGGTGCGATCAATTTCATCACCACCATCTTCAACATGCGCGCGCCGGGCATGACCCTGCACAAGATGCCGCTGTTCGTGTGGTCGGTGCTGATCACCGCCTTCCTGCTGCTGCTCGCGCTGCCGGTTCTCGCCGGTGCGATCACCATGCTGCTGACCGACCGCAACTTCGGCACCGCCTTCTTCAATGCCGAAGGCGGCGGCGACCCGGTCCTTTACCAGCACCTGTTCTGGTTCTTCGGCCACCCCGAAGTGTACATCATGATCCTGCCGGGCTTCGGCATCATCAGCCAGATCGTCGCGACCTTCAGCCGCAAGCCGGTGTTCGGCTATCTCGGCATGGCCTACGCCATGGTCGCGATCGGCGTGGTCGGCTTCGTCGTGTGGGCGCACCACATGTTCACGATCGGCATGGATGTGAACACCAAGATGTACTTCACCGCCGCGACGATGATCATCGCGGTCCCGACCGGCGTGAAGATCTTCTCGTGGATCGCGACCATGTGGGGCGGCTCATTGAGCTTCGAAACCCCGATGCTGTGGGCGATCGGCTTCATCTTCCTTTTCACCGTGGGCGGCGTCACCGGCGTCACCCTCGCGAACGGCGGGGTCGATAACTACATGCACGACACCTATTATGTCGTCGCGCACTTCCACTATGTGCTGTCGCTCGGCGCGGTCTTCGCGCTGTTCGCCGGCATGTATTACTGGTTCCCGAAGATGACAGGGAAGATGTACAATGAATTCCTCGGCAAGCTTCACTTCTGGGTGATGTTCGTCGGCGTGAACATGATCTTCTTCCCGCAGCACTTCCTCGGCCTCGACGGCATGCCGCGTCGTATTCCGGACTACACTCCGGCGTTCGAACATTGGAACACCATCTCGACCTATGGTTACATGGTGACCGTGGCGGGCGTGGCGGTGTTCTTCGTGAACATGATCCTGTCGCTCGCGGCAGGGAAGAAGGCTCCGGACAACCCCTGGGGCGAAGGCGCCACGACGCTGGAATGGACCCTCCCCAGCCCGCCGCCCTTCCACCAGTTCGAGACTTTGCCGAAGATCGACTGA
- a CDS encoding heme exporter protein CcmB, with protein MTAALIAREVRRALHGAAWLPVAFFLLVATMVPFAVGPDAQLLGRIGGGALWIAALTAALLPIERLVEPDRADGVLDQLALGGTSEEAIGIAKIVGHWLTFGPLLLIAAVPGSFLVGLGDGGLQRTLVSLAIGTPALAALAVAVAALTAGLPRSGGLAGLLLMPLAVPLLIFGASATGDGDSSALKLEAAVALFTLAGAPFVTGAAIRAARG; from the coding sequence ATGACCGCCGCCCTGATCGCCCGCGAAGTGCGCCGCGCGCTGCATGGCGCGGCATGGCTTCCGGTCGCCTTCTTCCTGCTGGTCGCGACGATGGTGCCGTTCGCGGTCGGGCCCGATGCGCAGCTGCTGGGTCGAATCGGTGGCGGCGCGCTGTGGATCGCGGCGCTGACCGCCGCGCTGCTGCCGATCGAGCGACTGGTTGAACCGGATCGCGCCGATGGTGTGCTCGATCAACTTGCGCTCGGCGGGACGAGCGAGGAAGCCATCGGCATAGCCAAGATCGTCGGCCACTGGCTGACCTTCGGACCGCTGCTACTGATCGCCGCCGTGCCCGGAAGCTTCCTCGTCGGGCTGGGCGATGGCGGGCTCCAGCGCACGCTCGTTTCGCTCGCCATCGGCACCCCGGCGCTCGCAGCCCTCGCGGTGGCGGTGGCAGCGCTGACCGCCGGCCTGCCGCGTTCGGGCGGGTTAGCGGGATTGCTGCTGATGCCGCTTGCCGTCCCGCTGCTCATTTTCGGCGCCAGCGCGACCGGCGACGGCGACAGTTCGGCGTTGAAGCTGGAAGCCGCCGTGGCCCTATTCACGCTCGCCGGCGCACCGTTCGTCACGGGCGCGGCGATCCGCGCGGCACGCGGCTAG
- a CDS encoding DUF983 domain-containing protein, whose translation MADKAPEHGAAPTLAAAMLGGLCPRCGARTLYAGLARFAASCRVCGLDFQSFNVGDGPAAFLILIVGAILATGAILVELRFSPPWWVHIVWLPIGIALTLYGLRVGKAGLIYQEYKHKAREGRISE comes from the coding sequence ATGGCCGACAAGGCGCCGGAACACGGCGCCGCGCCGACGCTGGCGGCGGCGATGCTTGGGGGGCTTTGCCCCCGATGCGGGGCGAGGACGCTTTATGCGGGCCTCGCCCGTTTCGCGGCCAGCTGCCGCGTCTGCGGGCTGGACTTCCAGTCCTTCAACGTGGGTGACGGACCCGCTGCCTTCCTCATCCTGATCGTCGGCGCGATTCTGGCGACGGGGGCGATCCTCGTCGAACTGCGCTTTAGCCCGCCGTGGTGGGTGCACATCGTCTGGCTGCCGATCGGCATCGCCCTGACGCTTTATGGCCTAAGGGTCGGCAAGGCCGGGCTGATTTACCAGGAATATAAGCACAAGGCGCGCGAAGGGCGGATTTCGGAATGA
- a CDS encoding class I SAM-dependent methyltransferase gives MSLHDLKTIVAEPWEACTLIDSGDGQKYERYGKVRVVRPEPQAMWQPALDSWDPDATFVPGSDEDGGGRWVKHRDVPRDWPLARDGVKFHASLTPFRHLGFFPDMAPQWDWMRERADDADIMNLFGYTGVGTLLLSEAGGRLVHVDASKKSVEGGRANAQLSGLAERPIRWIVDDAAKFTAREVRRGRRYDGILLDPPKFGRGPEGEVWRLEEHLAPLLADCVKLLDDKSRFLVLTVYAVRMSALSIGELLSQMTAGLGGRVQCGEMAVREETRGLLLPTAIFARWTRD, from the coding sequence ATGAGCCTCCACGACCTCAAGACGATCGTCGCCGAACCGTGGGAAGCCTGCACGCTGATCGATAGCGGCGACGGCCAGAAATATGAGCGGTACGGCAAGGTCCGCGTGGTTCGCCCCGAACCGCAGGCGATGTGGCAGCCCGCGCTCGACAGTTGGGATCCGGACGCGACCTTCGTGCCCGGCAGCGACGAGGATGGCGGCGGGCGCTGGGTCAAGCACCGCGACGTACCGCGCGACTGGCCGCTGGCGCGCGATGGCGTCAAATTCCACGCCAGCCTGACGCCGTTTCGGCACCTCGGCTTCTTCCCCGACATGGCCCCGCAATGGGACTGGATGCGCGAGCGGGCGGACGACGCCGATATCATGAACCTGTTCGGCTACACCGGCGTCGGCACGCTGCTGCTGAGCGAGGCGGGCGGGCGGCTGGTCCATGTCGATGCGTCGAAGAAGTCGGTCGAGGGCGGGCGCGCCAACGCCCAGCTATCGGGCCTCGCCGAACGGCCGATCCGCTGGATCGTCGACGACGCCGCCAAGTTCACCGCGCGCGAAGTGCGCCGCGGGCGCCGCTACGACGGCATCCTGCTCGACCCGCCCAAGTTCGGGCGCGGGCCGGAGGGCGAGGTGTGGCGGCTGGAAGAGCATCTGGCGCCGCTGCTGGCCGATTGCGTCAAGCTGCTCGACGATAAGAGCCGCTTCCTCGTGCTCACCGTCTATGCGGTCCGCATGTCGGCGCTCAGCATCGGCGAATTGCTGAGCCAGATGACCGCCGGCCTCGGCGGCCGGGTCCAATGCGGTGAGATGGCGGTGCGCGAGGAAACGCGTGGGCTGCTGCTGCCGACCGCGATCTTCGCCCGCTGGACGCGCGACTAG
- a CDS encoding cytochrome c oxidase subunit 3, translated as MAATKNHDYHILPPSAWPLIGSFAALALTGGGVMWMHDNPYGKFVALLGLVGVLAVMFSWWGDVIREGKAGDHTPVVQLHLRYGMILFIASEVMFFVAWFWAYFASSLFPSAAEAVGGVWPPKGMEVLDPFGWPLLNTLILLCSGTTVTWAHHALIHGDREGLKKGLWCTILLGLLFTSIQAYEYIHAPFSFSMNNADNPGNIYGSTFFMATGFHGFHVIIGTIFLAVCLIRAYKGDFTPKAHFGFEAAAWYWHFVDVVWLFLFVSIYVWGGWGAPVHGG; from the coding sequence ATGGCCGCGACCAAGAACCACGACTATCATATCCTTCCGCCCAGCGCATGGCCGCTGATCGGCTCCTTCGCCGCGCTCGCCCTTACCGGCGGCGGCGTGATGTGGATGCACGACAATCCTTACGGCAAGTTCGTCGCCCTGCTCGGCCTTGTCGGCGTGCTGGCGGTGATGTTCAGCTGGTGGGGCGATGTCATTCGCGAAGGCAAGGCGGGCGACCATACGCCGGTCGTCCAGCTGCACCTGCGCTACGGCATGATCCTGTTCATCGCGTCGGAAGTGATGTTCTTCGTCGCCTGGTTCTGGGCCTACTTCGCAAGCTCGCTGTTCCCGTCGGCCGCCGAAGCGGTCGGGGGCGTGTGGCCGCCCAAGGGCATGGAAGTGCTCGACCCGTTCGGCTGGCCGCTGCTCAACACGCTGATCCTGCTGTGTTCGGGCACGACGGTGACCTGGGCGCACCATGCGCTGATCCACGGCGACCGCGAAGGCCTGAAGAAGGGCCTGTGGTGCACCATCCTGCTGGGCCTGCTGTTCACCAGCATCCAGGCCTATGAATATATCCACGCGCCCTTCAGCTTTTCGATGAACAACGCGGACAACCCGGGCAACATCTACGGTTCGACCTTCTTCATGGCGACCGGTTTCCACGGGTTCCATGTCATCATCGGCACCATCTTCCTCGCGGTCTGCCTGATCCGCGCCTACAAGGGCGACTTCACGCCCAAGGCGCACTTCGGCTTCGAAGCGGCGGCCTGGTACTGGCACTTCGTCGACGTGGTGTGGCTGTTCCTGTTCGTCTCGATCTATGTCTGGGGCGGCTGGGGCGCGCCGGTTCACGGCGGCTGA
- the ccmA gene encoding heme ABC exporter ATP-binding protein CcmA, translating into MSLLLDGQRLALVRGGRLLFDGLGLALAPGEALHVTGPNGTGKSSLIRLVAGLLTPSAGRLERADAALADEGLALDRELPLSRALSFWAGPKLGEAMTGLGIDHLADVPVRLLSTGQRKRAVLARVMASGAPLWLLDEPLNGLDRDGAERLANALADHRRSGGAILAASHVPFPGEWRTLELGA; encoded by the coding sequence TTGAGCCTGCTGCTCGACGGACAGCGACTGGCGCTGGTGCGCGGCGGGCGGCTGCTGTTCGACGGTCTCGGCCTGGCATTGGCGCCGGGCGAAGCGCTCCACGTCACCGGTCCCAATGGCACCGGAAAGTCGAGCCTGATCCGCCTTGTCGCCGGTCTGCTTACCCCCTCTGCGGGAAGGCTTGAGCGGGCGGACGCGGCGCTGGCCGACGAAGGACTGGCGCTCGATCGCGAACTGCCGCTGTCGCGGGCCCTGTCATTCTGGGCAGGGCCTAAGCTGGGCGAGGCGATGACCGGATTGGGCATCGATCATCTGGCCGACGTACCCGTGCGCTTGCTGTCGACCGGCCAGCGCAAGCGGGCGGTGCTGGCACGGGTGATGGCGAGCGGTGCGCCGCTGTGGCTGCTCGACGAGCCGCTGAACGGGCTCGACCGGGACGGCGCGGAGCGGCTGGCAAACGCCCTCGCCGATCATCGGCGAAGCGGCGGTGCCATCCTGGCCGCGAGCCACGTCCCGTTCCCGGGCGAGTGGCGCACGCTGGAGCTTGGCGCATGA
- a CDS encoding cytochrome c oxidase assembly protein, with protein sequence MTSVADKNRTVGIRAALFGLAMLGLAFASVPLYRVFCQVTGFAGTTQRAETAPGAVAGASIGVRFDANIEPSLPWRFEPEQETVRIQPGARTTIYYRATNLTGRTTTGRAMFNVSPTQAGPYFSKIECFCFTEQTLKGGQSVRMPVVFFVDPKIREDDGTKGIDEITLSYTFYPVEKPESGR encoded by the coding sequence ATGACCAGCGTCGCTGACAAAAATCGCACCGTCGGGATCCGCGCCGCGCTGTTCGGGCTGGCGATGCTCGGCCTCGCCTTCGCCAGCGTGCCGCTGTACCGCGTGTTCTGCCAAGTGACGGGTTTTGCCGGGACCACCCAGCGCGCCGAAACCGCGCCGGGCGCCGTCGCGGGCGCATCGATCGGGGTGCGGTTCGACGCCAATATCGAGCCTTCTCTGCCGTGGCGGTTCGAGCCCGAGCAGGAAACCGTCCGCATCCAGCCGGGCGCGCGCACGACCATCTACTACCGGGCAACCAACCTTACCGGCCGCACCACGACGGGGCGTGCGATGTTCAACGTCTCGCCGACCCAGGCGGGTCCCTATTTCAGCAAGATCGAATGTTTCTGCTTCACCGAACAGACGCTGAAGGGCGGCCAGAGCGTGCGCATGCCGGTGGTGTTTTTCGTCGATCCGAAGATCCGCGAGGACGACGGAACCAAGGGCATCGACGAAATCACGTTGAGCTACACATTTTATCCGGTGGAAAAACCGGAAAGCGGGCGCTAG